The Treponema sp. OMZ 790 genome includes the window CTAAAAATCCGGTACCTAAGACAAAATCAAGAATACTAATTATTAGAACGATGACTGCATTAAATAACACAAACATCCAATATTCTTTTCGCCGGGCACGACCCTCAAAAACAACATACTTTTTAAGTACATCCAAATAGTAGTTCATAATCAAACTCTCCTTAACAGTATTTTTATTGTTAATATTTTGATAATATAATTGTCGCTCAATTTTTATATTTTGTCAAGTGTTCATTTTCCCATATGTTGACAAATAGACTTATTTAATGTAATAATTCTCGCTTTAGGAGATAACATCATGGTTACAGATCCCCTCATTCTTGCAGCCGTATTATTCGGGCTGACCTATGTTTTGATGATTACCCTGACCAACCACAGACCCATAGTTGCCTGTTCGTCAGCCCTCATCTTTGTTCTTTTAGGAATTTTACCTTATAATGAAGTTTTTTTTGCAATAGATTGGAACGTTATTTTAATGATTGCAGGAACAATGGGCTTGGTTGCCCTATTTACCGAATCCAAGATGCCTCAACGCATTGCAGATAAAATCATAAACAATGTACCCGATGTAAAATGGATAATAGTATGTCTATCTCTTTTCGCCGGTTTTATTTCAGCTTTTATGGATAATGTGGCTACGGTACTTATGCTTGCTCCCATTGCAATTGTTCTATCAAAAAAGCTGAATATGTCGCCCGTTAAGCCCATAATCGCTATTTCGATTTCGGCAAATCTTCAAGGAGCGGCTACCTTGGTGGGAGATACAACCTCAATTCTTTTGGGAAGCCATTTAAACATGACCTTCTTTGACTTCTTTTGGTATTTGGGAAAACCTTCTCTTTTCTTTGCCGTTGAAATTGCAGCAGTGGCAGCCACAGGAATTATCTATTTTATTTTCCGCAAAGCAAACGAAAAGCCTGATAAGGTTGAACTTACCAAAGTAACGGATTATTTCCCCTCAATACTCCTTCTTGTAATGATTGTTCTTATGATTGGTGCTTCATTTTTGCCGGAAGATAAAAAACCTCAAACTATAAACGGACTGATTTGTACAGGCCTTATGATTGTGGGTATTATTTACAATATCATAAGAACAAAAAAATTTGATATTCTAAAGGTTGTAAAAAAAGAACTCAGCCTCGAAACCCTCTTTTTACTCATGGGACTTTTTACGATTATAGCAGCCGTTACCAAAGCCGGAGTCATTCAAGCCATTGCCGACTGGTTCTTAACCCTCGGTTCAAACGTATTTTTAATTTACACAATCATTGTATGGGGCTCGGTTTTAATTTCGGCCTTTGTCGATAATATTCCCTATGTAGCTGCAATGATTCCCATTATACAAATACTTTCGGCAGGGCTTAATGTTGCTTCTCCCATTTTGTTCTTCGGTCTGCTTTCAGGTGCAACCCTCGGAGGAAACATAACCCCTATAGGAGCGTCTGCAAATATTACTTCCCTCGGTATTTTAAGAAACGAAGGCTATCAGGTAAAAAACGGCGAATTTATGAAGATGAGCGTTCCTTACACCCTTACGGCAGTCATGATAGGCTATGTTCTTATTTGGCTTTGTTACGGTGTATGATTGTATCTTTAATAAAATGCCTGTATAATTATAGTTGACTTTATAAGTCGAATTACTTTTTTGGAGGAATAGAATGAAAAAAGGTTATGTTCAAGTTTACACCGGAGACGGTAAGGGAAAAACTACGGCAGCTTTCGGACTTGCCCTTAGAGCTGTCTGCGCCGGATACAAGGTTTATATCGGTCAGTTTTTAAAGGGAATGAATTACAGCGAGCTAAAAGCTCCCGAGTATCTGCCCAACCTTGAAATAGAGCAATATGGAGAAGCTCATTTTGTTCATAATGATCCTACCGAAAAGGATATTCAAAGAGCAAATGAAGGCTTGGATAAGATTGAAAAAATAATTATGTCAGGCGATTACGATGTCGTCATCATGGAAGAGGTCAATGTTGCCCTTTTATACGGTCTTTTTGACATTGAACGCATCCTGCACATCATCAAAAATAAGCCCGAAACGGTTGAGCTCATCTTGACAGGCCGCTATGCAAATAAAAAGATAATTGAAGCTGCCGACCTTGTAACGGAAATGAAGATGATAAAACATTATTTTAATGACGGTGTACAGGCAAGACGCGGTATAGAATCTTAAAAACGCCGATGGAGATGGGGGGAATTGAACCCCCGTCCCGAAAAGGGAATCAGAAGCGTCTACAGGCTTATCGGTGCGAGGTAGTTGTCGGGATCCGGTAGCAGCACCGAAAGCGTCGAATCCTTAGTGCAGAAAAAGTCCTTTTTAACGTCCGCACACCGCTAAAAAGCAAGCCCCGATTGGCGTCGGAATCATGCCCCGCTCGGAGCAGTGCAAAGCAGATTCCGCGATTATGCAGCTAAGGCGTAATCGAAACTGTCGTTATTTTCGGCAGTTATAATGTTTGCCGAATCAGGAGATCGGCACTCCGCCTGCAGCTTAAGCCTCCGTCTTTCCGGTCGAAACCGGAACATCCCCAAGCTGTGAGTAATTTACTATATTTGTATGGAAAAGTCAAGAGTGGAAACTTTTTTTACTCCCTTTTGCAAAAAGGCTGCAAGTAAAACGGCTATCCCTGTCCATGCAAAGATAGAGGCAGTTTCA containing:
- the cobO gene encoding cob(I)yrinic acid a,c-diamide adenosyltransferase, translating into MKKGYVQVYTGDGKGKTTAAFGLALRAVCAGYKVYIGQFLKGMNYSELKAPEYLPNLEIEQYGEAHFVHNDPTEKDIQRANEGLDKIEKIIMSGDYDVVIMEEVNVALLYGLFDIERILHIIKNKPETVELILTGRYANKKIIEAADLVTEMKMIKHYFNDGVQARRGIES
- a CDS encoding SLC13 family permease, encoding MVTDPLILAAVLFGLTYVLMITLTNHRPIVACSSALIFVLLGILPYNEVFFAIDWNVILMIAGTMGLVALFTESKMPQRIADKIINNVPDVKWIIVCLSLFAGFISAFMDNVATVLMLAPIAIVLSKKLNMSPVKPIIAISISANLQGAATLVGDTTSILLGSHLNMTFFDFFWYLGKPSLFFAVEIAAVAATGIIYFIFRKANEKPDKVELTKVTDYFPSILLLVMIVLMIGASFLPEDKKPQTINGLICTGLMIVGIIYNIIRTKKFDILKVVKKELSLETLFLLMGLFTIIAAVTKAGVIQAIADWFLTLGSNVFLIYTIIVWGSVLISAFVDNIPYVAAMIPIIQILSAGLNVASPILFFGLLSGATLGGNITPIGASANITSLGILRNEGYQVKNGEFMKMSVPYTLTAVMIGYVLIWLCYGV